One window of Atribacter laminatus genomic DNA carries:
- a CDS encoding ATP-binding protein, translating to MVDGRNTIRRNIIKIDKEKCNGCGQCVLACAEGAIQITDGKARLVKDSYCDGLGACIGECPTGALQIEERIAEPFDESFQPQPPSQPEPLPACGCPGTMAQSLKGNSFQQKNPVNSLPVKERQSLLENWPVQLTLVPTEAPYLKNASLVIAADCVPFTYPAFHEKFLTGKVLLIGCPKLDNVDLYEDKLAQIFRQNRIKELNIVYMEVPCCRGLIPMVQNALLQSGAKVPVKINQISIKGEILKQEVLKVTPLIDNQMCCPSSAFFK from the coding sequence ATGGTAGATGGAAGAAATACCATTCGAAGGAATATTATTAAAATAGATAAAGAAAAATGCAACGGATGCGGTCAATGTGTCTTAGCCTGTGCTGAAGGGGCTATTCAAATTACTGATGGAAAAGCTCGCTTAGTTAAAGACAGCTATTGCGACGGCTTAGGGGCTTGTATTGGTGAATGCCCAACCGGCGCTTTACAAATAGAAGAAAGAATTGCCGAACCCTTTGACGAAAGTTTCCAACCTCAACCTCCTTCCCAGCCTGAACCTCTCCCCGCTTGTGGATGTCCTGGAACTATGGCTCAATCATTAAAGGGGAATTCATTTCAACAAAAAAACCCTGTAAACTCCTTACCTGTTAAAGAACGCCAATCTCTTTTGGAAAACTGGCCGGTACAACTAACGTTGGTTCCAACCGAAGCACCCTATTTAAAAAATGCCAGTTTAGTCATAGCCGCAGATTGTGTTCCTTTTACTTATCCGGCTTTTCATGAAAAATTTTTAACCGGAAAAGTATTATTAATCGGATGCCCAAAACTTGATAATGTAGATCTTTATGAAGACAAATTAGCTCAGATCTTTCGACAGAACAGAATAAAAGAGTTAAATATTGTCTATATGGAAGTTCCTTGTTGTCGCGGATTAATTCCAATGGTTCAAAATGCTCTCCTGCAATCTGGTGCTAAAGTTCCAGTTAAAATCAATCAAATCAGCATTAAAGGAGAAATATTAAAGCAAGAAGTGCTTAAGGTCACCCCGCTTATTGACAATCAAATGTGCTGCCCATCATCAGCATTTTTTAAATAA
- a CDS encoding fasciclin domain-containing protein — protein MTKQRYSPISLIFIVLILLIHFSFASPLAFSRNRRFNPSTQRIETNMVDVLATDENFTILLQLIDKAGLFNSLKEANDITIFAPNNDAFKNLSKKTFEALFNPENRSILAAILTYHLVPYRITWRDLPGSKLTLKTLLSGSTMFLMKSKEDPKVLLAINDAPGLSEINAEFLRDAYETINGNIYTIDSVLIPWKVRWSQLQ, from the coding sequence ATGACCAAACAAAGATATTCTCCAATTTCGTTAATTTTTATCGTGTTAATCCTCTTGATTCATTTCTCGTTCGCTTCTCCTTTAGCCTTTAGCCGTAACCGTAGATTTAACCCATCTACTCAAAGGATTGAAACCAATATGGTTGATGTTTTAGCTACCGATGAAAATTTTACCATTTTACTGCAACTCATCGATAAGGCTGGCCTTTTCAATTCTCTGAAAGAAGCGAACGATATAACTATTTTTGCTCCAAACAATGATGCTTTTAAAAATTTATCTAAAAAAACCTTTGAAGCACTTTTTAATCCGGAAAATCGCTCCATACTTGCTGCTATTCTCACCTATCATCTGGTTCCTTATCGAATCACCTGGCGAGATCTCCCAGGAAGTAAACTCACCTTAAAAACGCTCTTAAGTGGATCAACTATGTTTTTGATGAAAAGTAAAGAAGACCCTAAGGTTTTGTTAGCAATAAATGATGCTCCAGGATTAAGTGAAATAAACGCAGAATTTCTTCGTGATGCTTATGAAACCATTAATGGAAACATCTATACCATTGATTCCGTGCTCATACCCTGGAAAGTCCGCTGGTCCCAACTCCAGTAA